A single window of Plasmodium reichenowi strain SY57 chromosome 14, whole genome shotgun sequence DNA harbors:
- a CDS encoding GTP-binding protein, putative — MNLMNYALRRYSSVQNSMRVENLRRNVNMINDEMLNYNGYMSKRKREKCLKLDLNIYEQLKRKMIGKPLNKLQKKYMNEKRPNFAPIFLDQLKPRMVLYKTAIQVNELPLPKYPEIAFIGRSNCGKSTLINELCGRTNKAKVSKIPGCTKEIHFYKIGKPCLMCLVDLPGYGYAESKEELRLQWNEFTLFYLKNRKNLKKVFVLIDCRVGLKTSDKELLHFFDRYNVKYQIVLSKCDLLNTKDLAIKIQIINQDILPFKNLEKPLIPLSSIKNQNLSELRNEIAKYQLNKTIVKNNIVMKINDLIEQKKLKKLKNTKDKSININLNINNHTCTNNISHINDNVGENNLSVTLNNSDIKEDTQIHIDNHNTNINNPINGYREKSILISDHTIFEALNRWNNIDTNKSNYNYNYIFNFNTHMNSHIKHLISSLHKKFISQCLREYNINDLQIIDNIIHQEIIEGDKSEEKLVPIKNKNEKITTSNKYYPNDYKINTYLYRKQNKFRNNKEQVECYNIYDKENVINDSYKCNYNSLSKSLDEDDKNSEQLDENIILKNDLCINENDEILYKENYINNKEKNNINNNNNSQNIEEKKKSLYNLAENCIDKKNENVDILCKSIIKDMMSNQGKMEDTKETYEEYKNNNFINDKNNIEKELLEKSLFPFDLSQSKNQDNNICSENIQMNNLFNNQPQTNQWNNLFKKKDYNKINDDILLQEEDTYECEDYISGLKRPSKENSNSSLYNYSFNINDKSTHYIYEKNKSDSYKIYKSRQLEDIHDQLNDNLIDTPKRKVKENVINADLMNGQDVSSKNHFNKRNTNGYAVCKINKDESINEEKKEYTKKKKYIGLKTRSKIIKGTKKLKLFGKKKKHDIVNTPIDLATDYFKLNNSSTFYDKKKNSWNYINAKYNKWIKKSNRKNIASELPLSPVKKEEVMKRYVQKQETKYTKEKNKFLRQKKNLGMISKPPNHKNKKRISKNYSLSDEQKIFDREAFFKYRDVQK; from the coding sequence ATGAATTTGATGAATTATGCTTTGAGACGATATTCGAGCGTACAGAATTCAATGAGAGTTGAAAATTTAAGAAGAAATGTAAACATGATAAATGATGAAATGTTAAATTATAATGGTTATATGAGTAAAAGGAAAAGGGAAAAGTGTTTAAAATTAGATTTGAACATTTATGAACAActaaaaagaaaaatgataGGGAAAcctttaaataaattacaaaaaaaatatatgaatgaaAAACGTCCTAATTTCGCTCCAATATTTTTAGATCAATTAAAGCCAAGAATGgttttatataaaacagCTATTCAAGTAAATGAATTACCTTTACCAAAATATCCAGAAATAGCTTTTATTGGTAGATCTAATTGTGGTAAATCAACACTTATTAACGAACTATGTGGTCGGACAAATAAAGCTAAAGTTAGCAAAATACCTGGATGTACTAAAgaaattcatttttataaaatagGGAAACCATGTTTAATGTGTTTAGTAGATTTACCAGGTTATGGATATGCTGAAAGTAAAGAAGAATTAAGATTACAATGGAATGAATttactttattttatttaaaaaatcgAAAAAATCTAAAAAAAGTTTTTGTTCTTATTGATTGTAGAGTTGGACTTAAAACTAGCgataaagaattattacATTTCTTTGATAGATATAATGTAAAATATCAAATAGTTTTAAGTAAATgtgatttattaaatacaAAAGATTTAGCTataaaaattcaaataattaATCAAGATATTCTACCTTTCAAAAATTTAGAGAAGCCTTTAATTCCTTTAAGTTCAATtaaaaatcaaaatttAAGTGAACTTAGAAATGAAATTGCAAAATATCAATTAAATAAAACTATTGtcaaaaataatattgtcatgaaaattaatgatttaatagaacaaaagaaattaaaaaaattaaaaaatactaaagataaaagtataaatataaatctaaatattaataaccATACCtgtacaaataatataagtCATATAAATGACAATGTAGGggaaaataatttatccGTTACATTAAACAATTCAGATATAAAGGAAGACACACAAATTCATATTGATAATcataatacaaatataaataatccAATTAATGGATATAGGGAAAAAAGTATATTAATAAGTGATCATACTATTTTTGAAGCATTAAATAGATGGAATAATATTGATACAAACAAATctaattataattataattatatttttaattttaatacTCATATGAATAGTCACATAAAACACTTAATAAGTTcattacataaaaaatttatctCTCAATGTTTAAGAGAGTATAACATTAATGATTTACAAATTATCGATAACATAATTCATCAGGAAATTATAGAAGGTGATAAAAGTGAAGAAAAACTTGTTCccataaaaaataaaaacgaaaaaataacaacttctaataaatattatccAAATGATTATAAGATAAATACTTATCTATATCGTAAGCAAAATAAATTTCGAAACAATAAAGAACAAGTGGaatgttataatatatatgataaggaaaatgttataaatgattcatataaatgtaattataattctttaaGTAAATCACTTGATgaagatgataaaaattCAGAACAATTAGACGAAaacataattttaaaaaatgatcTGTGTATAAATGAGAACgatgaaatattatataaagaaaattatattaataataaggaaaagaacaatataaataataataataattctcaaaatatagaagaaaaaaaaaaaagtttatATAACCTTGCAGAAAATTGTATAgataagaaaaatgaaaatgtaGATATATTGTGTAAAAGTATAATCAAAGATATGATGTCAAATCAAGGAAAAATGGAAGATACCAAAGAAACATATGaggaatataaaaataataattttataaatgataaaaataatatagaaaagGAATTATTAGAAAAGAGCCTATTTCCTTTTGATCTTAGCCAAAGTAAAAATCAGgacaataatatatgttcagagaatatacaaatgaataatttatttaataatcAACCTCAAACTAACCAATGGAACAatttgtttaaaaaaaaagattataataaaataaatgatgatattttattacaGGAAGAAGATACATACGAATGTGAAGATTATATTAGTGGGCTTAAAAGACCATCAAAAGAAAACTCAAACAGCAGtttgtataattattcctttaatataaatgataaaagtacacattatatatatgaaaaaaacaaatCAGATTcctataaaatatataagagTAGACAATTAGAAGATATACATGATCAACTCaatgataatttaataGATACACCAAAAAGGAAAGTCAAagaaaatgtaataaatgCAGATCTTATGAATGGTCAGGATGTTTCTTCCAAAAatcattttaataaaagaaatacCAATGGGTATGCTGtttgtaaaataaataaagatgaatcaattaatgaagaaaaaaaagaatatacaaaaaaaaaaaagtatattggtttaaaaacaagaagtaaaattataaaaggTACCAAAAAACTTAAATTATTtggaaaaaagaaaaaacatGATATTGTAAATACACCTATCGACTTAGCAACTGATTATTTCAAATTGAATAATAGTTCCACATTTTatgataagaaaaaaaacagttggaattatataaatgctaaatataacaaatgGATAAAAAAATCTAACCGTAAAAATATTGCATCTGAACTTCCTCTTTCTCCTGTCAAAAAGGAAGAAGTAATGAAACGCTATGTACAAAAACAAGAAACGAAATatacaaaagaaaaaaataaattccTACGACAAAAGAAAAACTTAGGTATGATATCAAAACCTCcaaatcataaaaataaaaaaaggattTCCAAAAATTATAGCTTATCGGatgaacaaaaaatatttgacAGAGAAgcattttttaaatatcGCGATGTCCAAAAGTGA
- a CDS encoding tRNA binding protein, putative yields MCVLTLVKDDIKSDILKLVLDYIKVTVVQDNENVKLPEICYDKKITLQYKNKTYKDLFCTLYALIDIYDCYSELFNKDEGKVSENEEFIFHLDSDKYILKQSDMKHLNELLCEKSYIISNKHASIVDIFYFCAIHKLLDEMAVKERIEFSYIYRWYLHIQETILANFSTLKKLIVKDSLENLLNNKTTTNTPEHKNNFASKESKENKSQNNESPKNKKKDVQNKNNAPNKKVEETKKLDDISRLNVLVGYVEQVEIHPDADTLYCLKINLGEDKPRDICSGLRNKKNAEDLLNKYVLVLANLKEKSLRGKKSHGMVLCGSFDEKVELLVPPNGVKIGERILFHNMDPNVIPDKNLSFDKEKNPFFHIQPHLILKDGVAHYKDTKWISSQGDITCVLDQGTIS; encoded by the exons atgtGCGTTTTAACATTAGTAAAAGATGATATTAAATCAGATATTTTAAAACTGGTTCTTGATTATATAAAGGTTACAGTTGTACaagataatgaaaatgtaaaattaCCAGAAATATGTTACGATAag AAAATAACACTGCAATATAAGAACAAAACATACAAGGATCTCTTTTGTACCTTATATGCCTTaattgatatatatgattGTTATAGTGAGctttttaataaagatGAAGGGAAAGTTAGTGAGAACGAAGAATTTATTTTCCATTTAGATAGTgataaatacatattaaaaCAGTCTGATATGAAGCATCTAAATGAATTGTTATGTGAGAAGtcttatattatttctaatAAACATGCATCCATAgttgatatattttatttttgtgCAATTCACAAGTTATTAGATGAAATGGCTGTAAAAGAAAGAATCgaattttcatatatttatagatGGTATTTACATATTCAAGAAACAATCTTAGCTAATTTTAGTAcattgaaaaaattaattgtTAAAGATAGTTTAGAAAacttattaaataataaaactaCAACCAATACTCCTGAACATAAGAACAATTTTGCTTCCAAAGAATCCaaagaaaataaatcaCAAAATAACGAAAGtccaaaaaataaaaagaaggATGTCcaaaataagaataatgcaccaaataaaaaagtagAAGAAACCAAAAAGTTAGATGATATCTCACGATTGAATGTGCTAGTTGGATATGTAGAACAAGTTGAAATACATCCAGATGCCGATACGTTATATtgtttaaaaattaatcTTGGTGAAGATAAACCTAGAGATATATGTAGCGGATTACGAAATAAGAAAAACGCTGAAGATTTACTTAACAAATATGTTTTAGTTTTAGCTAActtaaaagaaaaatctTTAAGAGGAAAAAAAAGTCATGGAATGGTTTTATGTGGCTCTTTTGATGAAAAAGTAGAATTACTTGTTCCACCAAATGGTGTAAAAATAGGAGAAAGAATCTTATTTCATAATATGGACCCCAATGTTATACCAGATAAAAATCTTAGTTttgataaagaaaaaaatcCTTTCTTCCATATTCAACCACAtcttatattaaaagatgGTGTGGCTCATTATAAGGATACCAAATGGATATCTTCCCAAGGTGATATTACTTGTGTTTTAGATCAAGGAACAATATcataa